From Actinomycetota bacterium:
CATTGACGCTGCGAAAGCCAGTACCTACAGGCGTCGTAATCGGGCCCTTGATAGCGACCTTGTTCTTGCGGACGGATTCCAGCACCTCGTCTGGCAGGGGTGTTCCGTACTCGGCCATTACATCCGTGCCGGCGTAAGCGAACTCCCACTCAATATCCACGCCCGTTGCCTCAACGACGCGGATCATGGCCTGGGTTAGCTCAGGACCAATACCATCGCCGGGAATCACTGTTACCGTGTGCCTCGTCATGCGTTGCAGACCTCCATTTCAGCGCTTCAGTTTCTTCTTCTTTGTTGGCGCACATCCAACTATCATTCTGGCCCGATGGCCGACGATACCTTTAGCGGTTTCCGCATCAAACTCCATCCTTTTGGCAGCCGCCAACTTCACCTCATCTGAGGCGGCACCGGTCACGAGACGATACACTCCCAGAAGCATACTCGGGAACTCCGGATCCCCATGATAGACGCGAACCGCCTCATCGATGAAGGGCCAAACCTTCTCCGAGCGATGGGCGGTCGTTGCGCCATAAGAACACAGCAGTTGAAACGCAGCGAGTCGGGTAATCCCGGACTCTGCGTCGTGCAGGGATGTAACCGTAGCGCCGATGGCCCGATCCGCGACCCTTGCATCCTGGGCCACCATCTTCTCCAGCGCGGCGAGTATCTCCCAGCGCGTTTGCGCCTCCGGTCTCAAAAGGGCATCGGCGAGCTCGGGTCCGTAACCCCTGAGCAGATCCGGCCTGCTTTCCGTCAACAAGCGCACTACACGAGCAGCAAGCGTGCGCTGCGTCCTTCGATCGCACGACAGTGAGCCCACCACCAAAAGCAGTGTCTCCTCGCTGCCGGAAGCCATCTCGGCGATCTCTTCGACCGTGCCTCTAAGGAGAGCGCCATCGGCTTCGGGTGTATTCTTTTCGAGTGCCTTCTTTTTGCTCACTGCCACTGTCCATCCCATTTAAAAACGCGACCTACAGCGCGAATCCGCCGTGTTTCTTGAAGTGCTCCACCAGGCCGCCATCGGCCAAAAGCTGCGCCATCACCGGAGGCAGTGGCGGAAAGGGTATCTCTGTGCCCTTGGTGTGGTTGGTGATGATTCCAGCCGTCAAATCGACAGTGAGCTCATCGCCGTCATCGATCAGATCGGTATCGCACTCGACAACGGGAAGTCCTGTGTTGATCGCATTGCGAAAGAATATCCTGGCGAAACTCTTGGCCAGCACAGCTTTTGTGTTGCTGTGAATCAATACCAACGGCGCCTGCTCACGGCTGGATCCCATGCCGAAGTTCTTCCCGGCGACAAGAAATCCGCCTTCCGGGCTGACCTTCTCGTAGTACCGGGGATCGAGGTCTTCCATGGCGTGAACCGCCATCGCTTCCATATCAGCCGATTTGAACTTGTACTTGCCGGAAATTATGTAATCGGTATTGATGTCGTCACCGTATTTATATGCCTTCGCGGAAAGCGTCTTCATGAAAGCACCTCTCTGGGGTCGACTATTTTGCCCTCAAGCACCGAAGCGGCGACCGTGGCTGGAGAACCTAGGTAGATAAACGCGTTGCTATTACCCATGCGCCCCTTGAAGTTTCTGTTGGCGGTGCTTATCACATTCTCGCCATCGGACGGCACTCCATTGTGGGTTCCCACGCAAGGACCGCAACCCGGAGTAACAAAGACAGCGCCTGCCTCGATAAGATCGCTCACATAACCGGCGTTCATCGCGTCGAGAAAAATCCGCTTGCTCGCTGGCGCAACGATGAGACGCACGTCAGGATGAATCTTTCTCCCGCGCAAAATGTCAGCCGCGATCTTCAAGTCCTCAAAACGGCCATTGGTACACGTGCCGAGAACACCCTGGGCGATTGGAGTGCCTGCTACCTCCTCGATGGGAGAGACATTGTCCACCGCATGGGGTTTGGCGATCTGGGGACCTATCCCAGATACATCGAAAGTCAGCTCTCTAATATATGTAGCATCTTCGTCGGGCTCAACGGGAGCGGGGGATTTTGGACTCCTACCCTCAAACCAGGCCAGAGTCTTGGCGTCGGCCTTCATGAGACCGGCCTTCGCGCCCACCTCGACCGCCATGTTAGAGATCGTCATCCGGGCGTCTATCGACAGCGCATCTATTACCGGCCCGTGAAACTCTATGGCCTCATATGTCGCGCCGTCCACGCCGATCTTTCCCGAGAGATGCAAAATAAGGTCCTTGCTATAGACACCGGGCTGTAGCTCGCCCTCGTAGGTGACCCTCATGGTCGAAGGCACCTTGAACCAGAGCTTGCCCGAAGCCATCGCTGCCGCCCCATCGGTGCTGCCCACTCCGGTGGAAAAAACATTGAGCGCACCATAGGTGCACGTGTGGCTGTCACAGCCAACCATGAGATCACCCGGGACGACATGCCCGTGCTCCGGGATTAGCTGGTGACAAACTCCCTCACCGATGTCGTATATCTTGCAGCCTGTCTTCTTGCAAAAGTCACGCATGATCGTATGCAGAGCACTGACACCCTCGATAGGGCTGGGGCTGCTGTGGTCTATGACTAAAGCGACCTTCGCAGGGTCGAAAAGGCTCTCGACACCCATCTTTTCCAGTGCGCGAATCGCAAGGGGCGACGTGCCGTCCTGTCCCATCACGAAATCAACATCGGCGATAACGATGTCGCCGGCACGCGCATCGATACCCGAGTGTGCCGAGAGTATTTTCTCGGAGATTGTTTTGCCAGAAATCTTGACCACCCTTTCGCTGACTATGTGCGGGACTGCAAGGTCTTCATACGCTTGAACTCCGCGTACAACTCCACCAGCTCCTTGTC
This genomic window contains:
- a CDS encoding 3-isopropylmalate dehydratase large subunit, coding for MVSERVVKISGKTISEKILSAHSGIDARAGDIVIADVDFVMGQDGTSPLAIRALEKMGVESLFDPAKVALVIDHSSPSPIEGVSALHTIMRDFCKKTGCKIYDIGEGVCHQLIPEHGHVVPGDLMVGCDSHTCTYGALNVFSTGVGSTDGAAAMASGKLWFKVPSTMRVTYEGELQPGVYSKDLILHLSGKIGVDGATYEAIEFHGPVIDALSIDARMTISNMAVEVGAKAGLMKADAKTLAWFEGRSPKSPAPVEPDEDATYIRELTFDVSGIGPQIAKPHAVDNVSPIEEVAGTPIAQGVLGTCTNGRFEDLKIAADILRGRKIHPDVRLIVAPASKRIFLDAMNAGYVSDLIEAGAVFVTPGCGPCVGTHNGVPSDGENVISTANRNFKGRMGNSNAFIYLGSPATVAASVLEGKIVDPREVLS
- a CDS encoding 3-isopropylmalate dehydratase small subunit translates to MKTLSAKAYKYGDDINTDYIISGKYKFKSADMEAMAVHAMEDLDPRYYEKVSPEGGFLVAGKNFGMGSSREQAPLVLIHSNTKAVLAKSFARIFFRNAINTGLPVVECDTDLIDDGDELTVDLTAGIITNHTKGTEIPFPPLPPVMAQLLADGGLVEHFKKHGGFAL